A single region of the Labrus bergylta chromosome 10, fLabBer1.1, whole genome shotgun sequence genome encodes:
- the LOC110000303 gene encoding uncharacterized protein: MLIHQTGSTYGRKMMTGYLSAMGVVAGERRVGKILRTTHCPYHEMRKRGARNLNPVPYSAAYMGHKIHIDQNEKLVMFGVTHVLAIDGYSSKVVAHATMPVKNNLTIYEEVYRSAVLEYGMWDQVRVDHGREFYLSLYMQEMLSNHRHNLQRQPYCQTQSTKNHTVERMWVEINNRVNYPVKEALIQLQDQEVLNMDDNVTRYCTSNLTAELCKIGITRAVHAWNAHRIPGKGTPNCSAAGGCPKKLGEELLPHASQAADMYQQDVGSSLTRVSCFGTDPFSTEEDKISAEQLFAVEYPDISVLLDNVVNYNFVPFQDALLYLINITQQYA; this comes from the exons ATGTTGATTCATCAGACAGGGTCAACATATGGTCGAAAGATGATGACAGGGTACCTGTCTGCAATGGGAGTGGTTGCTGGTGAACGCCGGGTGGGGAAGATTTTGAGAACAACTCATTGTCCCTATCACGAAATGCGCAAACGT GGTGCACGTAACCTTAACCCCGTCCCCTACAGTGCTGCATACATGGGACACAAAATCCACATCGACCAGAATGAAAAATTGGTCATGTTTGGAGTGACACATGTTCTCGCAATAGATGGGTACAGCAGTAAGGTCGTTGCCCACGCAACCATGCCAGTCAAGAATAATCTCACGATATATGAAGAAGTTTACAG ATCAGCAGTTCTTGAATATGGGATGTGGGACCAGGTCAGGGTGGACCATGGCCGGGAATTTTACTTGTCCCTCTACATGCAGGAGATGCTGTCTAACCACAGACACAACTTGCAAAGGCAACCATATTGCCAAACTCAGTCAACAAAG AATCATACGGTAGAGCGAATGTGGGTAGAGATAAATAACCGGGTAAATTACCCAGTGAAGGAGGCCCTCATACAGCTGCAGGATCAGGAAGTCCTCAACATGGATGACAACGTGACTAGATACTGTACATCTAACCTTACTGCTGAGCTTTGCAAGATTGGCATAACAAGAGCTGTACATGCATGGAATGCACACAGAATCCCAG GCAAAGGAACACCCAATTGTTCGGCAGCAGGAGGATGTCCAAAAAAACTGGGAGAGGAGTTGTTGCCCCATGCCTCCCAAGCAGCAGACATGTACCAGCAGGATGTTGGCTCTTCACTGACTAGAGTCTCCTGCTTTGGAACTGACCCCTTCTCAACTGAGGAGGACAAAATATCAGCAGAACAACTTTTTGCTGTAGAGTACcctgatatttcagttttattagATAATGTGGTAAACTATAACTTTGTACCTTTTCAAGATGCATTGCTGTATCTGATAAACATTACGCAGCAATATGCATGA